A genomic window from Bernardetia sp. includes:
- the ribH gene encoding 6,7-dimethyl-8-ribityllumazine synthase: MSSKDKNLSTHSEKSIQDISSKQFAIVVAEWNTEVTEALYEGAYKKLIEYGAKEKNIHRHDVPGSFELTLAAQWAAQKSNIDAIICLGCVIQGETRHFDFICDAVAHGITNVNIRYNKPVIFGVLTPDNQQQALDRAGGKHGNKGDEAAITAIKMLGLYSEITGQKTSVGF, encoded by the coding sequence ATGTCCTCAAAAGATAAAAACCTAAGTACACATTCTGAAAAATCTATTCAAGATATTTCCTCTAAGCAGTTTGCTATTGTGGTAGCAGAATGGAACACAGAAGTAACCGAAGCTCTTTATGAAGGAGCATACAAAAAGCTAATAGAATACGGTGCAAAAGAAAAAAATATTCATCGCCACGACGTACCGGGAAGTTTTGAGCTTACTTTGGCAGCACAGTGGGCAGCACAAAAGTCAAATATCGATGCTATTATCTGTTTGGGTTGTGTGATTCAAGGCGAAACACGCCATTTTGATTTTATCTGTGATGCTGTAGCTCACGGAATTACAAATGTAAATATAAGATATAACAAGCCTGTGATTTTTGGAGTGCTTACGCCAGACAATCAACAGCAAGCTCTTGACCGTGCAGGAGGAAAACATGGAAATAAAGGCGATGAGGCTGCTATTACAGCAATAAAAATGTTAGGTTTGTATTCTGAAATAACAGGACAAAAAACAAGTGTTGGGTTCTAA
- a CDS encoding efflux RND transporter permease subunit: protein MWLRIANFILKNRVSLLILLLVLTVFMGYQGTKAELSYTFSKVVPDTDEDIIYFKKFKALFGQDDNVVVLGVEDEKLFELENFQKWQKLLYDLEKIKFENTKKIENLGDSVDAVTGVIGLGKLPYIHKNQEIKKFEGKPIFPKQVQTQDELDSLLEFTYQIGFYKNQLINPENKASLALITFLPTITSTAYNHQTVTKISELGDNFTQETGIEIHYVGLPFLRVAISNKVKGEMVIFLSLSIAITAIFIFVFFRSFTPVVVSLTLISIVIVWTIGILGTLGYEITILTALLPPILVVIGIPNCVYFITKYHQQCNEKKNKIDAIKMVVKKIGIVTLITNTTTAIGFLVLVSTGIGILSEFGLAAGITIFATFFISILILPIVFSYLPMPEGRRTKHLNQGLINATLTKFDYVIENYRPMIYLFTTLIVISSVVGLTKIKANSFMVDDLPNDSKEKKDIAFIEENFKGTMPLEIVVDTGKPKAYRKPQTLEKIEQIENYVDSSAHLSSAVSLVTFIKAANQAYFNQSEQSFNLPDKRTGAYVLRYLKGQDDPTSISAAFVDTTQQMLRVSLKVADIGSLRLDSLVRTSLQPELDSIFSDSTMSARVTGTTPIFLKGNSYLIENLKWSLLLACVLVAIIIGALFQNIRVMMIAIIPNLIPLLVTAGLMGFFGIPLKPSTALVFSIAFGIAVDDSLHFLARFRQELLAWDFDRHKAIDISLRETGKSMIYTSIILFAGFIIFAFSSFGGTVALGLLTSITLLVAMFTNLILLPALLLTFNANIRRSNHPPIEE, encoded by the coding sequence ATGTGGCTTCGAATAGCTAATTTCATTTTAAAAAACAGAGTATCGCTTTTGATTCTTCTTTTGGTGCTGACCGTTTTTATGGGGTATCAAGGAACGAAGGCAGAGCTTTCTTATACGTTCTCAAAGGTAGTTCCAGACACAGACGAAGATATTATCTACTTCAAAAAGTTTAAAGCACTTTTTGGGCAAGATGATAATGTTGTAGTTTTGGGAGTGGAAGATGAAAAACTATTTGAGTTAGAAAACTTCCAAAAATGGCAAAAACTACTCTACGATTTAGAAAAAATAAAGTTTGAGAATACTAAAAAGATAGAAAATTTAGGTGATAGTGTGGATGCTGTTACAGGGGTTATCGGACTGGGAAAACTGCCCTACATTCATAAAAACCAAGAAATCAAGAAATTTGAAGGAAAGCCTATTTTTCCAAAACAAGTTCAGACACAAGACGAGTTAGATAGCCTTTTAGAGTTTACTTATCAAATTGGATTTTATAAAAATCAGCTTATCAACCCAGAAAATAAGGCTTCTTTAGCTCTTATTACCTTTTTGCCAACCATTACAAGTACGGCATACAATCATCAAACTGTTACTAAAATATCAGAACTGGGAGATAATTTCACACAAGAAACGGGTATAGAAATTCACTACGTAGGTTTGCCTTTTCTGCGTGTAGCTATTTCTAATAAAGTGAAAGGCGAGATGGTAATTTTTCTCTCTTTGTCTATTGCCATTACAGCCATTTTTATTTTTGTCTTTTTCCGTTCTTTTACGCCAGTTGTGGTTTCCCTTACGCTTATTTCTATTGTGATTGTTTGGACTATAGGAATTTTGGGAACATTAGGCTATGAAATAACTATTCTTACAGCTCTTCTTCCTCCAATTTTGGTAGTTATCGGTATTCCAAATTGTGTTTATTTTATCACAAAATACCATCAGCAGTGTAATGAGAAGAAAAATAAAATTGATGCTATCAAAATGGTTGTCAAAAAGATTGGAATTGTTACGCTCATTACCAACACAACAACAGCTATCGGTTTTTTAGTACTGGTCAGTACAGGAATAGGAATTTTGAGTGAGTTTGGACTAGCAGCAGGAATTACCATTTTTGCTACGTTTTTCATCTCAATTCTTATCTTGCCTATTGTCTTTTCATATCTACCAATGCCAGAAGGAAGAAGAACCAAACACCTCAATCAAGGACTTATAAATGCAACACTAACTAAGTTTGACTATGTGATAGAAAACTACCGTCCGATGATATATCTTTTTACTACTTTAATTGTCATCTCGTCTGTAGTAGGGCTTACTAAAATTAAGGCTAACTCTTTTATGGTAGATGACTTGCCAAATGATAGTAAGGAAAAGAAAGATATTGCTTTCATAGAAGAGAATTTTAAAGGAACAATGCCTTTAGAAATCGTCGTTGATACAGGAAAACCTAAAGCCTATCGAAAACCACAGACGTTAGAAAAAATAGAGCAAATTGAAAATTATGTAGATAGTTCTGCACACCTTTCTTCTGCAGTTTCGTTAGTTACCTTTATTAAAGCAGCCAACCAAGCCTATTTCAATCAGAGTGAACAATCTTTCAATTTACCAGACAAACGCACAGGTGCGTATGTTTTGCGCTATTTGAAAGGACAAGACGACCCAACTTCTATTTCTGCAGCCTTTGTAGATACCACACAGCAAATGCTTAGAGTTTCTTTGAAAGTGGCTGATATTGGCTCATTGCGTTTAGATTCTTTAGTCAGAACGAGCCTTCAACCAGAACTAGACAGTATTTTCTCTGATTCTACAATGAGTGCAAGAGTAACAGGAACAACACCTATTTTCTTAAAAGGAAATAGTTATCTTATAGAAAACTTGAAATGGAGTTTACTTTTAGCTTGTGTATTGGTGGCGATAATTATTGGCGCACTTTTCCAAAACATTCGTGTGATGATGATTGCCATTATACCAAATCTCATTCCTTTGCTTGTTACTGCTGGACTTATGGGATTCTTTGGGATTCCTCTAAAACCAAGTACAGCACTTGTTTTTAGTATTGCTTTCGGAATTGCTGTTGATGATTCGCTTCACTTTTTAGCTCGTTTTCGTCAAGAACTTTTAGCGTGGGATTTTGATAGACACAAAGCTATTGATATTTCTCTTAGAGAAACAGGTAAAAGTATGATTTATACTTCTATTATTCTCTTTGCTGGCTTTATCATTTTTGCGTTTTCGTCTTTTGGTGGAACAGTCGCACTAGGACTTCTCACTTCTATTACGCTTTTAGTGGCAATGTTTACGAATCTGATTTTGCTTCCTGCCTTGCTTCTGACATTCAATGCAAATATTCGCCGTTCGAACCATCCACCGATTGAAGAATAG